The following are from one region of the Populus trichocarpa isolate Nisqually-1 chromosome 8, P.trichocarpa_v4.1, whole genome shotgun sequence genome:
- the LOC7494896 gene encoding protein GLUTELIN PRECURSOR ACCUMULATION 3 isoform X3, which produces MYYWIQASPSDFSGTLPQPRSGHTAVIVGKSKLVVFGGLVDKKFLSDITVYDLENKLWFKPECSGSGSDDGQVGPSARAFHVAVSIDCNMFIFGGRFSNKRLGDFWVLDTEIWQWSELTSLGDLPSPRDFAAASSIGNRKIVMHGGWDGKKWLSDIYVLDTMSLEWTELAITGTLPPPRCGHTATMVEKRLLVYGGRGGGGPIMGDLWALKGLIEEENETPGWTQLKLPGQAPSPRCGHTVTSGGHYLLLFGGHGTGGWLSRYDIYYNDCIVLDRVSAQWRRLPTSGDPPPARAYHSMTCVGSRYLLFGGFDGKSTYGDLWWLVPEGDPIAKRSPLEALPQNKDDSVHSRKESQSEGSAILELQKRLEISASVSSSGLQIVDELEDREFLELASGLIGDEVSNNGQAVRDHWRKSAPSSVKLKELGPLLRDYQRLITRHYLANGGADLTPVESRFLGKDSHRFYHIKSASKLRMDDIPKLLEEYKHLSSD; this is translated from the exons ATGTATTACTGGATTCAAGCTTCTCCCTCTGACTTCTCCGGTACCTTGCCTCAACCTCGCAG TGGTCACACCGCTGTTATTGTCGGAAAATCGAAGCTGGTTGTGTTTGGTGGACTTGTCGACAAGAAGTTTCTCTCCGACATCACAGTTTATGATCTGG AGAATAAATTATGGTTTAAGCCAGAGTGTAGTGGAAGCGGGTCTGATGATGGACAAGTGGGACCTAGTGCTAGAGCATTTCATGTTGCTGTTTCTATTGATTGCAATATGTTCATTTTCGGTGGCCGGTTCAGTAATAAAAG GTTGGGTGATTTTTGGGTTCTTGATACGG AGATATGGCAATGGTCAGAGTTGACCAGTTTGGGTGACTTGCCTTCACCGAGGGATTTTGCTGCAGCTTCGTCTATTGGAAACCGGAAGATTGTCAT gCATGGTGGCTGGGATGGCAAGAAGTGGTTGTCAGATATCTATGTCCTGGACACAA TGTCACTTGAGTGGACGGAGCTGGCAATTACAGGAACATTGCCTCCACCTAGATGTGGCCATACAGCTACCATGGTTGAGAAACGATTGCTTGTCTATGGTGGAAGAG GTGGTGGCGGACCAATCATGGGGGATTTATGGGCTCTGAAGGGTCTTATCGAGGAAG AGAATGAAACACCAGGGTGGACACAGCTGAAGCTTCCCGGTCAAGCACCGTCTCCTCGTTGTGGTCATACTGTAACTTCTGGAGGGCACTAT CTCTTGCTGTTTGGAGGGCATGGTACTGGTGGTTGGTTGAGTCGTTATGACATTTATTACAACGACTGCATTGTTTTAGACAGGG TGTCTGCACAGTGGAGGCGCTTACCTACTAGTGGCGATCCTCCTCCTGCTCGGGCATACCACTCTATGACATGTGTTGGTTCACGATATCTGTTATTTGGAGGCTTTGATGGGAAGTCAACTTATGGAGATTTATGGTGGTTGGTTCCAGAAG GGGACCCAATTGCAAAACGATCTCCACTAGAAGCTCTTCCACAAAATAAGGATGATAGTGTCCATTCACGCAAG GAAAGCCAAAGCGAAGGATCTGCTATATTAGAATTACAAAAGAGACTAGAAATTTCAGCTTCAGTCTCTAGTTCTGGGCTTCAAATTGTAGATGAGCTGGAAGACAGAGAATTTCTTGAACTTGCCTCAGGGCTGATTGGAGATGAAGTTTCCAATAATGGACAG GCAGTCCGTGACCACTGGAGGAAGTCTGCACCAAGTTCAGTAAAACTCAAGGAGCTAGGGCCCTTGCTTCGTGATTACCAACGCCTGATTACTCGCCATTACTT AGCAAATGGTGGTGCTGATTTAACCCCCGTGGAATCTCGTTTTCTTGGGAAAGACTCTCATCGGTTTTATCACATTAAAAGTGCTTCTAAG TTGCGTATGGATGATATCCCAAAGTTGCTGGAAGAGTACAAACATCTTTCATCTGATTGA
- the LOC7490910 gene encoding uncharacterized protein LOC7490910 isoform X1, translating into MQSRRKEDYVTQSPSSKIRNPHRTDIGHESHPAPRHNAVDRSPRVQQRRSLSPRSKVEVSRRVVQGEGRSSSTEKRDYGWHLGAGRTEKVRPGSPQYAQEHRKPHSDDGVVHRKYRQVEDMDYDDGKSNRLKRGYDHHAAPSRVNKEKDYRESRAVGIDGHGMLGQKSVPMEDGLVRGPYRVPPDLVPNSSYGDTGAHIQSMSRGMDIGHFEDAELRFREPIPSDKIPVRDFYEEEERPMFHSRNVPYTRMPAPHSKDLESTSRFENFAGSSSGFSRSEFPSSYREGMPLAESDEYPRSSMKLTEPMDFNAYRERPVMDIRDREAGKRIITSYPQGAYNTKRVSHDHYLYSRSQGTVNDDHAYLSDDIHRMMSPPSPLDYEHARIDYEHREFSRLSMHPVRDRTEHAEGSYINMRRSTVFDHPTIQKQAPMENLDAGRIQHASKYNAEYLGSAYTRVEFGQGELQDNRKSHLGVTQNHQIPHSRSNYGFGRDAGPQFQKETLDNTPMPLYDLERLAAKRQRTRVELAIYKPSDKAFKQKYVMEEEINRHDRKYVVEEDINRHDTRNIVSNKWNAPQEFEDVYETGEEWVNENAGDLHVSRTQRFYQSAYRNAKRTYDRQDILGDSASEDWLSSQASLSPARRHSIRHYKPGAKYMNGHPRSGPLSWYNSHQTDRKSGVHRQHRIWKRNDDFGEDANVIDDDQSEEWVNLGEAEPPEGSEEFKQLVDEAFLLYSKRLNLNSAVQRRYKEQGKAGSLFCIVCGKSSSKEFMAAQNLVQHAFMSHKIGLRAQHLGLHKAICVLMGWNSSVPCDAITCVPEILPAEEAVAQKEDLMLWPPLVVIHNISMSNNNPEHQKVVPIEGVEAFLRGKGIVGGKIKVCLGKPADQSIMLVKFLGTFTGLGNAEKLHKYFAEKKHGREEFEHKTSNNGNNISSSKEETQGGGKLEEQLLYGYLGIAEDLDGLDFNTKKWIKIKSKKEIQELANAPVKTDDKLLNY; encoded by the exons ATGCAATCTAGGAGGAAAGAAGATTACGTGACACAGTCGCCATCTTCAAAGATACGTAATCCACATAGAACTGATATAGGGCATGAGTCTCATCCTGCTCCTCGCCATAATGCAGTGGATCGGTCTCCACGCGTGCAGCAGCGAAGGAGTTTAAGCCCTCGTAGTAAGGTTGAGGTTTCTAGAAGGGTAGTTCAAGGGGAGGGAAGGAGCAGTTCAACTGAAAAAAGGGACTATGGTTGGCATTTGGGTGCAGGTAGGACTGAAAAAGTCCGGCCTGGTTCCCCACAATATGCGCAAGAGCATAGAAAGCCTCATTCCGACGACGGGGTTGTGCATAGGAAGTACAGGCAAGTTGAGGATATGGATTATGATGATGGTAAAAGTAATAGATTGAAGCGAGGATATGATCATCATGCTGCACCTTCTAGAGTGAATAAAGAAAAGGATTATCGTGAAAGCAGGGCTGTGGGTATTGATGGGCATGGCATGTTGGGGCAGAAATCAGTGCCCATGGAAGATGGTTTGGTAAGAGGGCCATATCGGGTGCCTCCAGATTTGGTTCCCAACTCATCTTATGGAGATACTGGGGCGCATATACAGTCAATGTCCCGGGGTATGGATATTGGCCACTTTGAGGATGCGGAACTTCGATTTCGAGAGCCTATACCATCAGATAAGATTCCAGTCAGGGATTTTTATGAAGAAGAGGAAAGACCCATGTTTCATTCTAGAAATGTTCCATACACCAGGATGCCAGCTCCTCATTCTAAGGATTTGGAAAGCACTTCTcgttttgaaaattttgctgGTTCATCTTCTGGATTCTCAAGGAGTGAGTTCCCAAGTTCGTATAGAGAAGGCATGCCTCTAGCTGAATCAGATGAATATCCAAGGAGCAGCATGAAACTCACAGAACCTATGGATTTTAACGCATATAGGGAAAGGCCAGTTATGGACATAAGAGACCGAGAGGCTGGTAAGAGAATTATTACGAGTTATCCTCAGGGTGCCTATAATACTAAAAGGGTCTCACATGATCATTACCTTTACTCCAGGTCACAAGGAACTGTGAATGACGATCATGCATATCTATCTGATGACATACACAGAATGATGTCCCCACCTTCTCCATTGGACTATGAGCATGCTCGAATAGATTATGAGCATAGAGAATTTTCAAGGCTGAGTATGCACCCTGTTAGAGACAGGACTGAGCATGCTGAGGGTTCCTATATAAACATGAGAAGGAGCACTGTATTTGATCATCCTACAATACAAAAGCAAGCACCTATGGAGAACCTTGATGCAGGCAGAATACAACATGCATCAAAATACAATGCAGAATATTTGGGCTCTGCATATACCCGAGTTGAGTTTGGACAGGGGGAGTTACAAGATAATAGGAAATCTCATTTGGGTGTCACACAGAATCACCAAATCCCACATTCGAGGTCAAATTATGGGTTCGGACGAGATGCAGGTCCACAGTTTCAAAAGGAAACATTGGACAATACTCCTATGCCATTATATGACCTGGAAAGGCTTGCTGCCAAGAGGCAAAGGACGAGGGTAGAGCTTGCCATATACAAGCCATCAGATAAAGCATTCAAGCAGAAGTATGTAATGGAGGAAGAAATAAATAGGCATGACAGAAAGTACGTTGTGGAGGAAGATATAAATAGGCATGATACAAGAAATATTGTGTCAAACAAATGGAATGCACCTCAAGAATTTGAAGATGTTTATGAAACAGGCGAGGAATGGGTAAATGAAAATGCAGGTGATTTACATGTATCCAGGACTCAGAGGTTTTATCAGAGTGCATATAGAAATGCTAAAAGGACATATGACAGGCAAGATATTCTTGGAGATTCTGCATCTGAAGACTGGTTGTCTTCTCAAGCTTCTTTGTCACCTGCACGAAGGCATTCCATTAGACATTATAAACCTGGTGCTAAATATATGAACGGTCATCCAAGATCTGGTCCTTTAAGCTGGTATAACTCGCACCAGACTGATAGAAAAAGTGGTGTTCATAGACAGCATAGGATTTGGAAAAGAAATGATGATTTTGGCGAGGATGCAAATGTAATTGATGATGACCAGTCAGAAGAATGGGTGAATCTTGGGGAGGCTGAACCACCTGAGGGCTCAGAGGAATTCAAGCAACTGGTGGATGAAGCCTTCTTGCTGTACtctaaaagattaaatttgaaCTCTGCAGTTCAGAGAAGATACAAGGAGCAAGGAAAAGCTGGTAGTTTGTTCTGCATCGTTTGTGGCAAAAG CTCATCAAAGGAGTTCATGGCTGCCCAGAACCTGGTACAGCATGCCTTTATGTCTCACAAGATTGGGCTGAGAGCCCAGCACTTGGGTCTTCACAAAGCAATATGTGTTTTGATGGGGTGGAATAGTTCCGTGCCTTGTGATGCAATAACATGTGTTCCTGAGATCTTGCCTGCTGAAGAAGCTGTTGCTCAGAAAGAGGATTTGATGCTCTGGCCTCCACTTGTTGTTATCCACAACATTTCTATGTCGAACAACAACCCAGAACATCAGAAGGTCGTACCTATTGAAGGGGTGGAGGCTTTTCTGAGAG GTAAAGGTATTGTTGGGGGTAAAATCAAGGTATGCCTAGGAAAACCTGCCGACCAAAGCATTATGTTGGTAAAGTTTTTGGGAACTTTTACTGGACTTGGAAATGCAGAGAAGCTTCACAAATATTTTGCTGAGAAGAAACATGGGAGAGAAGAATTTGAGCATAAAACATCCAACAATGGTAACAACATCAGTAGTTCGAAAGAAGAAACTCAAGGAGGCGGCAAGTTGGAGGAGCAACTACTATATGGGTACCTGGGAATTGCTGAGGACTTGGACGGGCTTGATTTTAATACCAAGAAGTGGATTAAAATAAAGAGCAAGAAGGAAATTCAAGAGCTGGCAAATGCCCCTGTTAAAACTGATGACAAGTTGCTGAATTACTAA
- the LOC7490910 gene encoding uncharacterized protein LOC7490910 isoform X2: MDYDDGKSNRLKRGYDHHAAPSRVNKEKDYRESRAVGIDGHGMLGQKSVPMEDGLVRGPYRVPPDLVPNSSYGDTGAHIQSMSRGMDIGHFEDAELRFREPIPSDKIPVRDFYEEEERPMFHSRNVPYTRMPAPHSKDLESTSRFENFAGSSSGFSRSEFPSSYREGMPLAESDEYPRSSMKLTEPMDFNAYRERPVMDIRDREAGKRIITSYPQGAYNTKRVSHDHYLYSRSQGTVNDDHAYLSDDIHRMMSPPSPLDYEHARIDYEHREFSRLSMHPVRDRTEHAEGSYINMRRSTVFDHPTIQKQAPMENLDAGRIQHASKYNAEYLGSAYTRVEFGQGELQDNRKSHLGVTQNHQIPHSRSNYGFGRDAGPQFQKETLDNTPMPLYDLERLAAKRQRTRVELAIYKPSDKAFKQKYVMEEEINRHDRKYVVEEDINRHDTRNIVSNKWNAPQEFEDVYETGEEWVNENAGDLHVSRTQRFYQSAYRNAKRTYDRQDILGDSASEDWLSSQASLSPARRHSIRHYKPGAKYMNGHPRSGPLSWYNSHQTDRKSGVHRQHRIWKRNDDFGEDANVIDDDQSEEWVNLGEAEPPEGSEEFKQLVDEAFLLYSKRLNLNSAVQRRYKEQGKAGSLFCIVCGKSSSKEFMAAQNLVQHAFMSHKIGLRAQHLGLHKAICVLMGWNSSVPCDAITCVPEILPAEEAVAQKEDLMLWPPLVVIHNISMSNNNPEHQKVVPIEGVEAFLRGKGIVGGKIKVCLGKPADQSIMLVKFLGTFTGLGNAEKLHKYFAEKKHGREEFEHKTSNNGNNISSSKEETQGGGKLEEQLLYGYLGIAEDLDGLDFNTKKWIKIKSKKEIQELANAPVKTDDKLLNY; the protein is encoded by the exons ATGGATTATGATGATGGTAAAAGTAATAGATTGAAGCGAGGATATGATCATCATGCTGCACCTTCTAGAGTGAATAAAGAAAAGGATTATCGTGAAAGCAGGGCTGTGGGTATTGATGGGCATGGCATGTTGGGGCAGAAATCAGTGCCCATGGAAGATGGTTTGGTAAGAGGGCCATATCGGGTGCCTCCAGATTTGGTTCCCAACTCATCTTATGGAGATACTGGGGCGCATATACAGTCAATGTCCCGGGGTATGGATATTGGCCACTTTGAGGATGCGGAACTTCGATTTCGAGAGCCTATACCATCAGATAAGATTCCAGTCAGGGATTTTTATGAAGAAGAGGAAAGACCCATGTTTCATTCTAGAAATGTTCCATACACCAGGATGCCAGCTCCTCATTCTAAGGATTTGGAAAGCACTTCTcgttttgaaaattttgctgGTTCATCTTCTGGATTCTCAAGGAGTGAGTTCCCAAGTTCGTATAGAGAAGGCATGCCTCTAGCTGAATCAGATGAATATCCAAGGAGCAGCATGAAACTCACAGAACCTATGGATTTTAACGCATATAGGGAAAGGCCAGTTATGGACATAAGAGACCGAGAGGCTGGTAAGAGAATTATTACGAGTTATCCTCAGGGTGCCTATAATACTAAAAGGGTCTCACATGATCATTACCTTTACTCCAGGTCACAAGGAACTGTGAATGACGATCATGCATATCTATCTGATGACATACACAGAATGATGTCCCCACCTTCTCCATTGGACTATGAGCATGCTCGAATAGATTATGAGCATAGAGAATTTTCAAGGCTGAGTATGCACCCTGTTAGAGACAGGACTGAGCATGCTGAGGGTTCCTATATAAACATGAGAAGGAGCACTGTATTTGATCATCCTACAATACAAAAGCAAGCACCTATGGAGAACCTTGATGCAGGCAGAATACAACATGCATCAAAATACAATGCAGAATATTTGGGCTCTGCATATACCCGAGTTGAGTTTGGACAGGGGGAGTTACAAGATAATAGGAAATCTCATTTGGGTGTCACACAGAATCACCAAATCCCACATTCGAGGTCAAATTATGGGTTCGGACGAGATGCAGGTCCACAGTTTCAAAAGGAAACATTGGACAATACTCCTATGCCATTATATGACCTGGAAAGGCTTGCTGCCAAGAGGCAAAGGACGAGGGTAGAGCTTGCCATATACAAGCCATCAGATAAAGCATTCAAGCAGAAGTATGTAATGGAGGAAGAAATAAATAGGCATGACAGAAAGTACGTTGTGGAGGAAGATATAAATAGGCATGATACAAGAAATATTGTGTCAAACAAATGGAATGCACCTCAAGAATTTGAAGATGTTTATGAAACAGGCGAGGAATGGGTAAATGAAAATGCAGGTGATTTACATGTATCCAGGACTCAGAGGTTTTATCAGAGTGCATATAGAAATGCTAAAAGGACATATGACAGGCAAGATATTCTTGGAGATTCTGCATCTGAAGACTGGTTGTCTTCTCAAGCTTCTTTGTCACCTGCACGAAGGCATTCCATTAGACATTATAAACCTGGTGCTAAATATATGAACGGTCATCCAAGATCTGGTCCTTTAAGCTGGTATAACTCGCACCAGACTGATAGAAAAAGTGGTGTTCATAGACAGCATAGGATTTGGAAAAGAAATGATGATTTTGGCGAGGATGCAAATGTAATTGATGATGACCAGTCAGAAGAATGGGTGAATCTTGGGGAGGCTGAACCACCTGAGGGCTCAGAGGAATTCAAGCAACTGGTGGATGAAGCCTTCTTGCTGTACtctaaaagattaaatttgaaCTCTGCAGTTCAGAGAAGATACAAGGAGCAAGGAAAAGCTGGTAGTTTGTTCTGCATCGTTTGTGGCAAAAG CTCATCAAAGGAGTTCATGGCTGCCCAGAACCTGGTACAGCATGCCTTTATGTCTCACAAGATTGGGCTGAGAGCCCAGCACTTGGGTCTTCACAAAGCAATATGTGTTTTGATGGGGTGGAATAGTTCCGTGCCTTGTGATGCAATAACATGTGTTCCTGAGATCTTGCCTGCTGAAGAAGCTGTTGCTCAGAAAGAGGATTTGATGCTCTGGCCTCCACTTGTTGTTATCCACAACATTTCTATGTCGAACAACAACCCAGAACATCAGAAGGTCGTACCTATTGAAGGGGTGGAGGCTTTTCTGAGAG GTAAAGGTATTGTTGGGGGTAAAATCAAGGTATGCCTAGGAAAACCTGCCGACCAAAGCATTATGTTGGTAAAGTTTTTGGGAACTTTTACTGGACTTGGAAATGCAGAGAAGCTTCACAAATATTTTGCTGAGAAGAAACATGGGAGAGAAGAATTTGAGCATAAAACATCCAACAATGGTAACAACATCAGTAGTTCGAAAGAAGAAACTCAAGGAGGCGGCAAGTTGGAGGAGCAACTACTATATGGGTACCTGGGAATTGCTGAGGACTTGGACGGGCTTGATTTTAATACCAAGAAGTGGATTAAAATAAAGAGCAAGAAGGAAATTCAAGAGCTGGCAAATGCCCCTGTTAAAACTGATGACAAGTTGCTGAATTACTAA
- the LOC7494896 gene encoding protein GLUTELIN PRECURSOR ACCUMULATION 3 isoform X2, with amino-acid sequence MYYWIQASPSDFSGTLPQPRSGHTAVIVGKSKLVVFGGLVDKKFLSDITVYDLENKLWFKPECSGSGSDDGQVGPSARAFHVAVSIDCNMFIFGGRFSNKRLGDFWVLDTEIWQWSELTSLGDLPSPRDFAAASSIGNRKIVMHGGWDGKKWLSDIYVLDTMSLEWTELAITGTLPPPRCGHTATMVEKRLLVYGGRGGGGPIMGDLWALKGLIEEENETPGWTQLKLPGQAPSPRCGHTVTSGGHYLLLFGGHGTGGWLSRYDIYYNDCIVLDRVSAQWRRLPTSGDPPPARAYHSMTCVGSRYLLFGGFDGKSTYGDLWWLVPEGDPIAKRSPLEALPQNKDDSVHSRKESQSEGSAILELQKRLEISASVSSSGLQIVDELEDREFLELASGLIGDEVSNNGQEIQAVRDHWRKSAPSSVKLKELGPLLRDYQRLITRHYLANGGADLTPVESRFLGKDSHRFYHIKSASKLRMDDIPKLLEEYKHLSSD; translated from the exons ATGTATTACTGGATTCAAGCTTCTCCCTCTGACTTCTCCGGTACCTTGCCTCAACCTCGCAG TGGTCACACCGCTGTTATTGTCGGAAAATCGAAGCTGGTTGTGTTTGGTGGACTTGTCGACAAGAAGTTTCTCTCCGACATCACAGTTTATGATCTGG AGAATAAATTATGGTTTAAGCCAGAGTGTAGTGGAAGCGGGTCTGATGATGGACAAGTGGGACCTAGTGCTAGAGCATTTCATGTTGCTGTTTCTATTGATTGCAATATGTTCATTTTCGGTGGCCGGTTCAGTAATAAAAG GTTGGGTGATTTTTGGGTTCTTGATACGG AGATATGGCAATGGTCAGAGTTGACCAGTTTGGGTGACTTGCCTTCACCGAGGGATTTTGCTGCAGCTTCGTCTATTGGAAACCGGAAGATTGTCAT gCATGGTGGCTGGGATGGCAAGAAGTGGTTGTCAGATATCTATGTCCTGGACACAA TGTCACTTGAGTGGACGGAGCTGGCAATTACAGGAACATTGCCTCCACCTAGATGTGGCCATACAGCTACCATGGTTGAGAAACGATTGCTTGTCTATGGTGGAAGAG GTGGTGGCGGACCAATCATGGGGGATTTATGGGCTCTGAAGGGTCTTATCGAGGAAG AGAATGAAACACCAGGGTGGACACAGCTGAAGCTTCCCGGTCAAGCACCGTCTCCTCGTTGTGGTCATACTGTAACTTCTGGAGGGCACTAT CTCTTGCTGTTTGGAGGGCATGGTACTGGTGGTTGGTTGAGTCGTTATGACATTTATTACAACGACTGCATTGTTTTAGACAGGG TGTCTGCACAGTGGAGGCGCTTACCTACTAGTGGCGATCCTCCTCCTGCTCGGGCATACCACTCTATGACATGTGTTGGTTCACGATATCTGTTATTTGGAGGCTTTGATGGGAAGTCAACTTATGGAGATTTATGGTGGTTGGTTCCAGAAG GGGACCCAATTGCAAAACGATCTCCACTAGAAGCTCTTCCACAAAATAAGGATGATAGTGTCCATTCACGCAAG GAAAGCCAAAGCGAAGGATCTGCTATATTAGAATTACAAAAGAGACTAGAAATTTCAGCTTCAGTCTCTAGTTCTGGGCTTCAAATTGTAGATGAGCTGGAAGACAGAGAATTTCTTGAACTTGCCTCAGGGCTGATTGGAGATGAAGTTTCCAATAATGGACAG GAAATTCAGGCAGTCCGTGACCACTGGAGGAAGTCTGCACCAAGTTCAGTAAAACTCAAGGAGCTAGGGCCCTTGCTTCGTGATTACCAACGCCTGATTACTCGCCATTACTT AGCAAATGGTGGTGCTGATTTAACCCCCGTGGAATCTCGTTTTCTTGGGAAAGACTCTCATCGGTTTTATCACATTAAAAGTGCTTCTAAG TTGCGTATGGATGATATCCCAAAGTTGCTGGAAGAGTACAAACATCTTTCATCTGATTGA
- the LOC7494896 gene encoding protein GLUTELIN PRECURSOR ACCUMULATION 3 isoform X1: MYYWIQASPSDFSGTLPQPRSGHTAVIVGKSKLVVFGGLVDKKFLSDITVYDLENKLWFKPECSGSGSDDGQVGPSARAFHVAVSIDCNMFIFGGRFSNKRLGDFWVLDTEIWQWSELTSLGDLPSPRDFAAASSIGNRKIVMHGGWDGKKWLSDIYVLDTMSLEWTELAITGTLPPPRCGHTATMVEKRLLVYGGRGGGGPIMGDLWALKGLIEEENETPGWTQLKLPGQAPSPRCGHTVTSGGHYLLLFGGHGTGGWLSRYDIYYNDCIVLDRVSAQWRRLPTSGDPPPARAYHSMTCVGSRYLLFGGFDGKSTYGDLWWLVPEGDPIAKRSPLEALPQNKDDSVHSRKESQSEGSAILELQKRLEISASVSSSGLQIVDELEDREFLELASGLIGDEVSNNGQKEIQAVRDHWRKSAPSSVKLKELGPLLRDYQRLITRHYLANGGADLTPVESRFLGKDSHRFYHIKSASKLRMDDIPKLLEEYKHLSSD; the protein is encoded by the exons ATGTATTACTGGATTCAAGCTTCTCCCTCTGACTTCTCCGGTACCTTGCCTCAACCTCGCAG TGGTCACACCGCTGTTATTGTCGGAAAATCGAAGCTGGTTGTGTTTGGTGGACTTGTCGACAAGAAGTTTCTCTCCGACATCACAGTTTATGATCTGG AGAATAAATTATGGTTTAAGCCAGAGTGTAGTGGAAGCGGGTCTGATGATGGACAAGTGGGACCTAGTGCTAGAGCATTTCATGTTGCTGTTTCTATTGATTGCAATATGTTCATTTTCGGTGGCCGGTTCAGTAATAAAAG GTTGGGTGATTTTTGGGTTCTTGATACGG AGATATGGCAATGGTCAGAGTTGACCAGTTTGGGTGACTTGCCTTCACCGAGGGATTTTGCTGCAGCTTCGTCTATTGGAAACCGGAAGATTGTCAT gCATGGTGGCTGGGATGGCAAGAAGTGGTTGTCAGATATCTATGTCCTGGACACAA TGTCACTTGAGTGGACGGAGCTGGCAATTACAGGAACATTGCCTCCACCTAGATGTGGCCATACAGCTACCATGGTTGAGAAACGATTGCTTGTCTATGGTGGAAGAG GTGGTGGCGGACCAATCATGGGGGATTTATGGGCTCTGAAGGGTCTTATCGAGGAAG AGAATGAAACACCAGGGTGGACACAGCTGAAGCTTCCCGGTCAAGCACCGTCTCCTCGTTGTGGTCATACTGTAACTTCTGGAGGGCACTAT CTCTTGCTGTTTGGAGGGCATGGTACTGGTGGTTGGTTGAGTCGTTATGACATTTATTACAACGACTGCATTGTTTTAGACAGGG TGTCTGCACAGTGGAGGCGCTTACCTACTAGTGGCGATCCTCCTCCTGCTCGGGCATACCACTCTATGACATGTGTTGGTTCACGATATCTGTTATTTGGAGGCTTTGATGGGAAGTCAACTTATGGAGATTTATGGTGGTTGGTTCCAGAAG GGGACCCAATTGCAAAACGATCTCCACTAGAAGCTCTTCCACAAAATAAGGATGATAGTGTCCATTCACGCAAG GAAAGCCAAAGCGAAGGATCTGCTATATTAGAATTACAAAAGAGACTAGAAATTTCAGCTTCAGTCTCTAGTTCTGGGCTTCAAATTGTAGATGAGCTGGAAGACAGAGAATTTCTTGAACTTGCCTCAGGGCTGATTGGAGATGAAGTTTCCAATAATGGACAG AAGGAAATTCAGGCAGTCCGTGACCACTGGAGGAAGTCTGCACCAAGTTCAGTAAAACTCAAGGAGCTAGGGCCCTTGCTTCGTGATTACCAACGCCTGATTACTCGCCATTACTT AGCAAATGGTGGTGCTGATTTAACCCCCGTGGAATCTCGTTTTCTTGGGAAAGACTCTCATCGGTTTTATCACATTAAAAGTGCTTCTAAG TTGCGTATGGATGATATCCCAAAGTTGCTGGAAGAGTACAAACATCTTTCATCTGATTGA